Below is a genomic region from Deltaproteobacteria bacterium.
AACTGCATTAGAGATCAGTTTCAAGAAAGCAGCAGAAAAGGCCGGCCTTCCTAAATATTACTCGATTCACAGTTCAAGACACACTTACGCAACCTTGCTTCTGGCTAAATCAAAGAACATTCGCTTTGTTCAAAAGCAGTTAGGCCATGCCAGTATTGCAATGACTTCCCTTTATGCCGATGTTTTGCCAGAGATGAACCAGAACCTGGCCAATGCCATTTTGAAATAACTTCCATTTTTACCCGCCCTCATTAGTTCCAAACCCATCAAGCCACAACTTTTCAACAAACGTGTAATCGAAGCGGGACAGGTGCGTCCGCAGTTCGATGAATAACCAGATGAGAAAGGAGTTATGCAAATGAGTGACAGAGTTACGAAAGTTCAAAAGGTGCTTCACGGTATTTTGGAAAAATTCAAGACGGGTGATGTTCCCAAGGCAATTGCTTATTCAATGTTCCCGATCAGAGGCACTCCTTCGGATCGATGGTCATACCTCAACAGAATCCTCATGCTCTTGTCTGGAACTACGGATGCCAGAGGCATAAAGCAATGGAATGGAGTTGGACGGTCCATAAAACCGGGATCGAAGGCGCTATACATCCTGGTGCCTTATTTTGTGAAAAAAAGCAGCATTGATGATGACGAAACAGAAATGCTGAAGGGCTTCATGGCCAAACCGGTTTTCGCGGTTGAGGACACGGAAGGGGAGCCATTGAATTATGAGAAGAAAATCTCTTTGCCGGATTTGCCTTTACTGGAAAGGGCCAAAGAATGGGGCATTACTGTTACAACAATTTCACCCTTCCCGAAATTCCTTGGTGTTTATATCCCCGGCATAAAGGAAATCGCCTTAGCTTCACCAGAGGAAATCGTCTTTTTCCATGAGCTGTCTCATGCCGCTTATGAACTCTGTATCGGCAAATTAAAATCGGGGCAACGATGGGATCAGGAAATTATCGCTGAACTGTCAGCCCAAGCCTTGTGTCATTTAATCGGTAAGCAGCCAAACGATAACTTGGGCAACACATTTAGGTACATTGAAAATTATGCAAAAGGGGCAGGACTAAAGCCGGTATCGGCATGCCTGAAAGTTATTGACGATGTTGAGAAGGTACTAAATTTCATTTTGGGAAAGGAGGTGAGTAATCATGTGGAACATTCCTACGAAAGAGCGGCTTGATAAAATTCCGAGGCTCTATGAAACGGAAGAGATAGAGCTGAAAGACAAGTTGATTTATTTGCATTTCTTCATTGGTGGCTGTGATTGGTACATTGCCGAATATGACGGTGATGATCTCTTCTGGGGCTATGCCATTTTAAACAATGACCATGAATGTGCTGAATGGGGATACATTTCCTTCCAGGAACTAAGAGAAATCAAACTTGAAGGATGGTGCGAAATCGACTGTGAACTTTCGGAGTATTGGAAAATCCGGAAGGCATCGGAGATTAAAAGGATCAGGAATATTTAATTGGAAAGGAGAAAACTATGACTAAATACGCATACCACATTGAAACAAAGCGAATCCGGGATAAAGACTTCCCTTACAACAATGAAGATCTATCCTCACCAGAGCGAGTATTTCAATTCTGCCGCACCATTCAGGACTTGGACATTGAAAAGCTGATAATCTTACATCTCAATGCTCTGAACCGGCTAATTTGTATCCAATTGTTTTCGGGTACGATTAATAGTGCCGTGGCGTTTCCCCGAGAAATTATAAAGCATGCCCTGCTGTCAGGGTCATGTAACGTGATCATGGTACACAACCACCCATCAGGCGGCCTAAAGTTTTCCGATGCAGATATTCGCCTGACAAGGCTGGTTAAAGAGGCATGCACATTGGTTGATATAAGGCTGCTTGACCACGTGTTGATTGGCGATGGTCAGACATCAATGCAAGAACAAGGGCTTATTTAGTTGTATAAAGCAGGAGCGAAACATGAAGCAGATGATTGAAGTGTGGGGACTCGCCGCAGGGCGTAATAGTACGAAAGAGGCGGCCAGGGGAGCATTTACTTGGCGTCGTTATGAACCGGGAAATGTCCGAAAGGAAGACTGGCTGTTAATCATGAGTACCAGGGCAGTGATGGTTTATGAGACAACTGAAAATGAGAAATCTGTTAGGAGGTAGGACATGGACTTAGAAATACCGGTCTACGAACAAGGTTATCTGGACGGTCTTTGCGGCGTTTACAGTATTATCAACGCCACGAGGTTGCTTGTGAAGAATATTTCAGAGGAAGAATCAATGCAGTTGTTCAAAAAGTGCCTAACTCATGTGGAACGAAAGAAAAGCTTGAGCCACGTAATCACAGACGGGATTTCAAGAACAGAGTTAATGAGCATTTTAAAAGATATTGTGACGGCTGATTATCCGATTATCAGCAAATTCCCTTTTCGTGGTGTCAGGAATATTGGCGTGCAGGATTTCTTTGGAGAGATACGAGCCTTTCTTAATGAGAAAGGAACAAGGGCTGTCATTGTTGGGTTTGATTGCCGTGACTGGGATCATTGGACGGTGGTCAAATCAGTATCACCAAAACGGGTAACGCTATTTGATTCTGCGATGATGAAAACCATAAACATTTCTAATTGCATGTTGGAAAAGAAAACCAAGGCAAAACAATATAAATTTTCAGTTAATGAAACCTTCTTTTTACTCACTAAGTAAACCAAGTCGCCTACAATCACAAACATTAAAATCAGGTACGTTAAACATATCTGATAGTTATTCATTTATGGAGGATTATTAATGGAAAAGCAAAGGCCCACAGTAAAACTTATTAGTCAAGATGGAAATGCGTTTTTTATTCTCGGAACAGTCAGAAAAGCCTTGTTGAAAGAAGGGATGGAGATTGATGCAAAAGAGTTCATGGAGAAAGCAACTTCGGGAGATTATGACAACTTGCTAAGGGTTGTCATGGATTATGTTGATGTGGAATAGCCAACCCAAGTTGTTTGAATGGCAGATCATGGTTCAAAATCCCTTCGGAAACTGAATCACAATTCACAAGTAAAGTTTAAATCGTGCCGCCATATGGAACGGTCGGGTGATATTCTATGTCCGAAGAAGGCACAAATGAATTTGTACCATCACTAAAAGGCCTAAGCGATTTCGGTAACGCGCTTATTGCCAGATTGCTTTAAATTGAAAGGAGTTACTATATGGAAGCAGCAGAGATCGAAAACAGACAATTAACGAAGGATGAAATCCGCAAGGGAAAGGTATCACGAGAAGAGTTTCGCAATCTGAAAAGGAACCCTATCTATCTTGTCCTGGATAGCCTGAAATGTGCTCACAACGTGGGTACAATCCTCAGACTATCGGATGCACTTCTTGTAGATAAGGTCTACCTCTGCGGCGATACGGTATTACCATTGACCAGGAAGGTTCGTAAAGGATCGCTTGGTTCTGAGAAATGGGTGGGTTGGGAGCATCGGGAGAACGCTCTTGATACGGTTTCTGAACTGAAGGATAAGGGTGTCTCTATCATCACCGCTGAGATAGCCACTAACAGTATTGACTACCGTCACGTTGATTATCCATTTCCAGCATGCTTGGTGCTGGGTAGAGAAGACAGAGGCGTTAGCAAAGACATTATTGCTTTGTCTGATATCGTTGTTCACCTGCCCTTGTATGGCATGGTTAATTCCTT
It encodes:
- a CDS encoding DUF2958 domain-containing protein; the protein is MWNIPTKERLDKIPRLYETEEIELKDKLIYLHFFIGGCDWYIAEYDGDDLFWGYAILNNDHECAEWGYISFQELREIKLEGWCEIDCELSEYWKIRKASEIKRIRNI
- a CDS encoding DNA repair protein RadC, with the translated sequence MTKYAYHIETKRIRDKDFPYNNEDLSSPERVFQFCRTIQDLDIEKLIILHLNALNRLICIQLFSGTINSAVAFPREIIKHALLSGSCNVIMVHNHPSGGLKFSDADIRLTRLVKEACTLVDIRLLDHVLIGDGQTSMQEQGLI
- a CDS encoding antirestriction protein: MSDRVTKVQKVLHGILEKFKTGDVPKAIAYSMFPIRGTPSDRWSYLNRILMLLSGTTDARGIKQWNGVGRSIKPGSKALYILVPYFVKKSSIDDDETEMLKGFMAKPVFAVEDTEGEPLNYEKKISLPDLPLLERAKEWGITVTTISPFPKFLGVYIPGIKEIALASPEEIVFFHELSHAAYELCIGKLKSGQRWDQEIIAELSAQALCHLIGKQPNDNLGNTFRYIENYAKGAGLKPVSACLKVIDDVEKVLNFILGKEVSNHVEHSYERAA
- a CDS encoding RNA methyltransferase — its product is MEAAEIENRQLTKDEIRKGKVSREEFRNLKRNPIYLVLDSLKCAHNVGTILRLSDALLVDKVYLCGDTVLPLTRKVRKGSLGSEKWVGWEHRENALDTVSELKDKGVSIITAEIATNSIDYRHVDYPFPACLVLGREDRGVSKDIIALSDIVVHLPLYGMVNSLNVSTVAAVLMYHMIGKLNN